GGCGTCGTGAATCGGGGGTTTCCTGAACCGCCGATTATACGGGATCGGCGAGCGCACGCGACGGCGCATCGCCCGCCGCGCGCGGCGCTGGCCGAACGGCCAGGGCAATCGGCCGCAAGTCGCGCCTGGCGCGGCCTGCACTCGCGTATCCGTAGCCGGCGTCACGGTAGTAAAGCGCGCCGGTAACCGGCGACCCGGTGGTCTGCGCGCTTCGCGCGGCGCCGCGTCGGTATGTGCGTTTTACCTATGCCGTTTGGCCGAATAGGCCCGCGCGCCGCGATCGCTTAAGATGCGTGACGTCGCTGGAATCCGCTTGCAATTCTGAAGGGGCGCGCCGCCGCGCCGCTCGCATGTCGAGGAGACATTAACCGAACATGGGCGCTCTCAGCCATATCCGCGTGCTGGACCTCAGCCGCGTGCTTGCCGGTCCGTGGTGCGGACAAACGCTCGCCGATTTCGGCGCCGACGTGATCAAGATCGAGCGTCCCGGCGCCGGCGACGATACGCGCCATTGGGGCCCGCCGTACCTGAAGTCGCCCGACGGCGCCGATACGCGCGAGGCAGCGTATTACCTCGCGGCAAACCGCAACAAGCGGTCGGTCACGGTCGATATCGCTACGGCCGAAGGCCAGCGCATCGTGCGCGAGCTTGCTGCGACGTGCGACGTCGTGCTGGAAAACTACAAGGTCGGGCAGCTCAAGCGCTACGGCCTCGACTATGAATCGCTGCGCGCGGTGAAACCGGACCTGATCTACTGCTCCGTGACGGGCTTCGGGCAAACCGGTCCGTACGCGCAGCGCGCCGGCTACGACTTCATCGTGCAGGGCCTCGGCGGTTTCATGAGCATCACCGGCGAGCGCGACGGCGAACCCGGCGGCGGCCCGCAAAAGGCCGGCGTCGCGATCGCCGACCTGATGACGGGCATGTATGCGACGGTCGCCGTGCTCACCGCGCTAGCGCATCGCGATCGCACCGGCGCCGGGCAGTACATCGACATGGCGCTGCTCGACGTGCAGGTCGCGATGCTCGCCAACATGAACTCGAATTTCCTTGCGAGCGGTACGCCGCCCGCGCGCTGGGGCAACGCGCACCCGAACATCGTTCCATATCAGACGTTCCAGACGAGCGACGGATGGATCATCGTCGCGGTCGGCAACGACGGGCAGTTCCGCAAGTTCGTCGAAGCCGGCGGGCATGCAGCGCTTGCCGACGACGAGCGCTTCGCGACCAATCCGGCGCGCGTGCGCAA
The nucleotide sequence above comes from Paraburkholderia sp. SOS3. Encoded proteins:
- a CDS encoding CaiB/BaiF CoA transferase family protein yields the protein MGALSHIRVLDLSRVLAGPWCGQTLADFGADVIKIERPGAGDDTRHWGPPYLKSPDGADTREAAYYLAANRNKRSVTVDIATAEGQRIVRELAATCDVVLENYKVGQLKRYGLDYESLRAVKPDLIYCSVTGFGQTGPYAQRAGYDFIVQGLGGFMSITGERDGEPGGGPQKAGVAIADLMTGMYATVAVLTALAHRDRTGAGQYIDMALLDVQVAMLANMNSNFLASGTPPARWGNAHPNIVPYQTFQTSDGWIIVAVGNDGQFRKFVEAGGHAALADDERFATNPARVRNRETLVPLLAAMVRERSKRAWIDALEAAQVPCGPINDLREVFDNEQVIARGMQVDLPHPSGGTVKLVRNPIRMTETPPQAAAHPPTLGEHTEEVLRSVLGYDDARIAALRAQQVV